CGTTCAATGACGGCGTCTATCGCGCGGGGTTCGCCACCGCACAAGGACCGTACGAACGAGCCGCGCGCAGCGTCTTCGAAACCCTCGATGCGCTCGAAGATCGTCTCGCCAAACGCCGGTACCTCTTCGGCCCGCGCCCGCTCGAGACCGATTGGCGGCTTTTCGTCACGCTGGTGCGCTTCGACCCGGTCTACTACGTCCATTTCAAGTGCAACATGCGGCTCGTCGCCCAGTATCCGAACCTTTTCGGGTACCTGCGCGACCTCTACCAGATCGACGGCGTCGCCGACACGGTGAACTTCGACCACATCAAGCGCCACTATTACATCACGCACGACGACATCAACCCGACCCGGCTCGTGCCGATCGGTCCGGCGCAAGACCTCAACGCCCCGCACGGACGGGAGCGGCTGGCGTAGGCGCGGCGTTGAGCTGGCGCCCGCTCGGGCGCATCCATTTCAGCGCCTGGCCCGTATCAAGAGACATGCTACGCAAAGACTTTATCCGACCCGTTCTCGCCCTCGCGCTCGCCGCCTCATGCTTTGCCTCTGGCGGTCTCGCCGCGCGCGCAGCAGCCGCGCCGGCGCACCCCGCGCCTGCCCCGGCGACCCAGAAAGTCGTCCTCGCGGGCGGATGCTTCTGGGGAATGGAGTGGGTCTTCGAATCGCTCAAAGGCGTGACCGGCGTTGTCTCCGGCTATTCGGGCGGCAGCAAAGAGACCGCGCACTACGACATCGTGAGCACCGGCACGACGGGCCACGCGGAGTCGGTGGAAGTCACGTACGACCCGGCGCAGGTCTCGTTCCAGCAGCTCCTCGAGGTGTATTTTCTCGTGGCGCACGATCCGACCCAGCTCAATCGTCAAGGGCCGGATGACGGTACGCAATACCGTTCCGCGATCTTCTATGCCACCGACGATCAGAAGCGCGAAGCGCAAGCGTACATCGCACAGCTGACGCAACAGAAGGTCTTCAGT
This DNA window, taken from Candidatus Eremiobacteraceae bacterium, encodes the following:
- the msrA gene encoding peptide-methionine (S)-S-oxide reductase MsrA, encoding MLRKDFIRPVLALALAASCFASGGLAARAAAAPAHPAPAPATQKVVLAGGCFWGMEWVFESLKGVTGVVSGYSGGSKETAHYDIVSTGTTGHAESVEVTYDPAQVSFQQLLEVYFLVAHDPTQLNRQGPDDGTQYRSAIFYATDDQKREAQAYIAQLTQQKVFSAPIVTQVVPLVAFYPAEAYHQHFAAKNPYYPYILFNDKPKLVHLQQQFPTLVKTQS